Within the Miscanthus floridulus cultivar M001 chromosome 2, ASM1932011v1, whole genome shotgun sequence genome, the region AATAACATAGTACAGCTAATGTAATAGAAGAAGAGAAAAGTGAACCAAAGATCCACCCCTCCTAATCTCCTATCCTTCCGTCACTCTCCACTAACAAAAGAATGAATTCAATTGAAGAAAAGAATCTGAAGCTTCCTTTCGGTGCCCACTTTGGCCTCGCTCCGTCTCAGCCTAGACTTCGATGCTGGAGCTTTGCTCCAAAAGCCTAaactcaacaaaagaagctaCCCTCCTTTTACGGCTTCTGTGGCCCTCTGTATGAGTGGGTCAGAGACTATCAAGCCAAATACACTGTTGGGTTCTCAGCTTCTGTAAGGAGGCAACAACTTCTTCACAAGAGAATCCAAAAGCTGGAGCCGGAGCCAAGCTTGGTTAAGCAGGACCTTCAATTTCTTAATCACAATTGCAAAAATTGTGAGCCGTTAGTAGTAGACACCGCAGATCTTGGTTCAtggatcatcttcttcttccatcatcaacatgtacaatttGCCAAAGAAATACCCTTTCCTTTGGTTAAATTCACAAGGAGAGAGAATCCTGGCTTAAAGAATAACCGGTGGTGAGTAGATATTACAACAAATCGGTCAATGCTTCTTGTACCTTATATAtgtattattttttttttctaatatcTTCCTTAAACCTCCTGTGAAGGGACTGACTGACTTACTGACTTTATACAAAGGCTGCAACGGCCTCGGGGGAGGCCATCAGCCGGGATCATCGAATTATTAGGTGAGCAAGCGAGCCTCAGCCAGCGGGGGCGTCTTAGGCTGGAGCTTGGCTTGCTGCTGGGACCAGTAGGCCTGGGCCGCCAGGACCCGGTCGAGCAGCTCCTGGGGCACCGGCTCGCCACGGCGCTGCTGCGGCGAGATGCTCGCTGTGTGCACCAGCGTCTTCCATTTGTCCTGTTCGCGCCACAATTTCGACACGGTTAGTTCATTGTCTGTTCAAAATCAAAGTCATCGTCAAAATTTGACCAGAGAATGCAGGCAGTTTCCAACAGGTGCAGAAGTGCAAAGCAGCCAAGAAGCTTCCAGTCTAATAAAGGAAAGGTTATCTGATCCCTCAACCGGACTTTTTTTCTAAAGGCACAGTTCGCTTAGAGGAATTTTGGAATCTgaaggaatttatgagagaaaaacattgtttcagataaaaaaagaagcggatcaagccgagtTTAAAGGCACGCGAACGGCGCGTCCGGATGGGGTTAGTTGACGTGCAAGAATGGGTCTCCTTTGTTTCTAGGTGAACCATTCTGGTACTAAAACCCACATGACCCAGCCAAACTACATAGCTGAAGCGTGGGGACAGCACCAACTGAATCACAAGGACAAAAGTTTTTCAAGAACAAGTGTCTGGCGGAAACCTTCTAAATTAAAGAACACAAAAACAGCACGCTCCTGTTGGGTCAGGACTGAGGAGCCCAAAACCCACAAGCACCAAACTATTGGTTAAATCGGCCAAGTAACCTAACCCCACCAGGGATTTTGCATAAAGCATAAGTATACGATCCCGTGTAAAAGACTCCTTCCACAGCAATTTAAAGGTTCGGCAAAAAAAGGAAATCAAGAGGACCAATCAATAAATCAGGAAAGGACAGTGAGGAAACTAATTATCAGATTTGACGAGAATATGCAGTGCAAAGATATTTTGCTTTAGTCAAGCATTTGACAGTTATTACCTTAAGATCAACGTAAGTACGGTGCTTTGCATTGTCAAAAGCGCGAAGTTTAACATCTCGCCACCTACATGATATCCATAACTATACAGTAAGAATACAGGAGCCAAGAAATTCTGTCAGGTCGAATGAGGGGAATAAGAAACTATACCTTCCCGTTCCAAGCTTTTCGACTGCGAGCACAAGTGCTTCTACTTCAGCAACAGAGAACGGGCGCCTGATTCTGCGTTGTCCCTGCTCTGGTGACCTCTTAGACTTATTCGCTGGAACTACAGCTCCTGCATTGGGATCTGCAGCTGGAACTGGAACTAAAGCtcgcgagtttgtggacactttATCGGGTGATGAGACACCCCCAGGGGAGTGCACAGAATCATGATCACTGCACTGGTAGTTCATTGCTAATGCGGTTAATGCAAGCTCCTGTGATACATCAACTTCACCATGCTTAGAACACGAGTCAGCAGGTGCAATCCTGTATCAGACAAAGTTCACCAATCTGGGTCAGGGTGAAGGCACCTCAAATTATAACATGAAGTGAATTATTATGAAGCATGGTTTGTTACCTTGCGAGGGGTTCGGTAGTATCAATGGTTTCGAGGAAACTGATATCTTCAGGAGCTTGGACTTGAGGGTTTTGTGTACAGTTGGGTTCAAGTGAAAAGCATAGGTTGTCCAGCGTATCATCCTGGCCAATCCCAGTCTGAATTAACGTTTTGCTATCATCTCTGACTTTCTTTCCATGGTGAAGAACACCAATACGTAGACCACCTCCAAGAATCGCAGTGACTGCCTCGAGAACAGTTTTCTGCATTGGAAATACCGATTAAACGACAGGAAAACCCATTGAGCAGAAAAACTTAAAAAAATGTAATCACTTTGcacataaaaaaataaataaacagaTGTCCTGTACATACCTTTAGTGAGCCAACAGTTGCACTTTCTGGGATTTCAACAAGAAGTTCAGGCACCTTAAAAGACTTAATTCTAAGTTTCACTGCAAGAAATAAAGGCAATCTCAGGACTAAATATAGGCAGTGGAGATTAAATGAACTTGCTGGGGAGTAAAATCTTACCATGGCAATCATTTGACACACAAGATTTTTGGAATGGCATTGAATTAGTCCCCTTGTTTGCTGCAGAAGAATCATTACCCACAGATAAGTAACAAAACAGGAAATAACATGAATAGCAAATTCCTGGGTGGATGTAAAACAAACCTTCAGCATGAGAGTCTCTTCCGGTAACCTTTGTGTTTCCCTTTGCATTTGCTGCACCAAATTCAGATGCTAGAACTGAATGGCGATCAAAGAGCTTCCTCCGCTTGAATGTACTCCTTTGTGTCCTCTGTCGTGTATAATGCATTTTCTTGTTCCGGAAAGAAGGCTTCCGCTCGACATCTGATGGGATCAATGAATTCAAGTTACATGGAGCTGGTTTGAATACAAATTCCGTCAATGTCGTGTTACTGAAATATAAAGAAAAGGAAAATCAAGATTTTCCAGTGCTTACCACTATAGGAAAGATCAGATTTGTGAATCCTCGCTGGAGCAACTTTCTTGTACTTACTAGTGAGCAGCTTCCTTACCCTACTATACTCAGCTGTACAATTGGACCTGAAATCCCTGTTAGTGGTGGTGCTCGGATGAGTGCACCCAGAGGACTTatcgtcatcatcatctctatctaCAGCAAAACCCCCCACTCCCTTTGGGCCCCTTGGTAAGGAGGTTGAGCGGTGAATTTTATCGCCATACAATGGCATCTCGCCGGTGCTGTCAGAGCTGACCAAAGGAGGAGGCTTGGCATCCACATCCATTGAATCAAGCAAATTATACATTTCGGGTGCATTCTTATGAAATCCTGCTGGGGCCGTCGGCATCAGGCTCGCCACTGCATCTCCTGTGAAGGCTCCTGATTCCACGGATTCAGGCGACCACCTATCTGCGATCACACCAAAATTACACCCCAATTCAGCCTTGGTACAGCTGATCATGGAGGATTCCTTGTCCTGGGCCTCAGACTTCGCCTTAGGATCCTCAATCCGAGCATTATTCACCGCCCGCTGGAACGCAATGTGGGGGAGAATTGCACTCTCATTGCAGCTATCCTGATCCGTCACCTCATGCTTGAACTGCTTCATTTCCTCATCACACTGCTCCTGCTTCACACGGACATCCTTCGCGCACGCAGCCAAAGCAGGGGCACCGGCGCTCATATTCCCCAGCGAGCCCACCCCCTCATCAAGCAGCTTCCCTGCCACCGTCGCGAGAAGGTCGAATGCGGACATCTGGGCCGGGTTCTGGGCTTCCTTCTTCCTGACCGATCTCTTGCCCTGCACATTTCACCGAACAAGAAACGCCATCCTTGTCAGACTTGCCAGCCAAGGGCAGCGAAGCGAGGGCCGAATCTATGCGCTGAAAGCCGCGTACCCTCGCGGACTTGGGAACGCGCGGCATCTCCGCGACTTGGCCTCCACCGCACGACTCCATCTCTGACGACGACCTCTTTTGGAACACCATTTCTGCTCTTCGCTTCGGTTGCTTGAAGTTTACAAGAGGGTTAGTTAACAACTGGTAGTTGCGCTGTTCATGGCTTGTCATCAACACAAATCTGCAAGAACCCATTAGCAATCAGCAAAGGAAAACTGGTACTAGTAGGTagaataaaaaaaaggaaatcaTTCATCGGGATCTCTGTAGTAACTTGGGATAAATCTGTTTAAACCCTCCATTCCATTAATTAAACAGGGAACGATCATACTACTGCGTTTGCAGTAATTAATTACCAAAAGTTCGAATCCCAATACCCCAAGCCGATAGCCGAGAGATCCAGACGTGAAACGGCCAAAATGAAAACAATTTTCAACAAGCTGCGCTCCAAGAGCGAATCAAAACTCAAATTAATTAGGCAAACACAGAAACAGCAGAAGAAATGGAGAGAATTCATACTAGAACTCGTGATCCGAGTTAAGACCTCAGaggaaatgttttttttttcttatacCAAATGGTTTCGCCGCTGAATTTAATGCACAAGCAAATAAATTCGCCAGGTAAACCAGTACGCCAAGCGATCAAAAggcagagagagaggggaagagaaCCTTTTTTAAAACCTCGTGCATCGGAAGCCGTGAGGATTAAGCAACTGCCAAAAGGAAAGCGGGCACGTCGATTAAAAAAGAAAGAGCGAACCGCAAACCTCACAGGCGCGCAAGAACGTCGAGGAAATCGTGAATCGGGTGAGGCCAGATCTGATCTCGGCACCCGATTCGCAGCAATTCGACGCGAAATTAAGCAAAACCCCGGACGAATTCAAACCGCGGCTCCGAAATGTACCGGGATCTCAGAAAGACGCGAATTCACCTCCTTGTCGGAGCACAGCGCGGCGGATCGGACCAAAGCAAGCAGAATTCGGACAGGAGTGGACCGAAACAGGGCGGAGGCAAAACCCCCAACACAGCAGCGCCTCACAGCGGGGCACCAAGACACGAAACCCAGCCCCAAAACCGCATAATTCGGCAGAATTCCCCGGAATTAGCACGCCGTGCTCACCTCGCCGGCGTCGACGCTCGCCCGCCTCCGATCGCCCTCGGATCGCCGCCTCGCCGGTGCTGCTCCGCGGCCGGACCCGCCGAGATCCCTCGACTCCTGCGGAATTATTCCCCCTCCCCTGCCTCTGGGTGGGgtgctcctcttcctcctcgccttGCTTCGCCTCTCCtcttatatttttatttttatttccctTTCCCCACTTCTCCCTCCTTGCTCTCCTCTCCGCCCTCCGCCTTGGTTTTTTCTTCTGGTGGTGGAGGGGCGTGGTGCCGGTGGTTTGGGTTGGCCAAAACCCCTCAAAACCAACCCCCTTCTTAAACCCCCCAACCCCGGCTTGCACCTCGCTACGCTTACGCCCACGCCATCCCGGGGAGGAGCGCCACCGGCTGCTCCCGGTTAAACCCCACGCGGCCCCGCCCCAACGACCGGTTCCGCCCTCCCACGGCGTCCACGTGGCCCCGCCACGTGATCCGACGGCAGCGGGCGCCTGTCCCAGCTTATTACAGCGGAAGAGGCGCCCTCGCGCCCGGGACACGTGCCGCACATCCTGGCCGTCGATGGGGGGAGCGGACACGCCTGCCACGCCGTCGGATCCCACGGTGGCCCTCGACTCCCTCGTGACCACGAACGCGAGGAGTGATCCCTGTTAACCGGTGGGGGTTTAGGGAGGAGAATAGCGGGGGCGTTTTTAGGAAAGAAACATGAGGGGTTAATAATTATTAACTGCATGTGGACCCACTTCACAGTGTCTCTCACGGATTTAATTCGGGGCTCTccgttttttatatttttatttttattaattataattttTTCATGGAGGGGTTTTCCTGTTTCCGGGCTAATGGGATGAGAGGCTGTGTGGTGTCGGTGGGGGAGAATGTCCATGGGTGATGCCCAAAAAGGTGCTAAGATTCCGGGGCTTCTTCAACGTAGGACCAGATAAATTTTAGATAAGAAATTCGTGGCCTTTGTGCTTCTAAAATATATAAATCCACCATAGAGAAATACAGTATATAGTAGGTTCTGCTCGCATCTTCCACTCGGCCACTGTGCTCGGACCAAAGGTGTCCAAGAAAAAACAAGCGCAGCATAGATAGAATTCCTATATAGGGTTTAAGAAAAGCTCATTCTTTGGGTTCCAAATTTACGAAGCTACAAAATTTTACCACAAAAAATTATGATGGATATTTCAAACGGACAAATACATTGCGGGTTTGCTATACTAAaccttgtttcttttttttcttcaaaattaACAAATTGTATGCTGATGGAATCTACAAAATCCCAATGTGATAGGTAAAGTTGCTAACATGGGGATATAttcttattttgttcattaaTAACATGTCAACATTATAAATATCATCTAAATTAAATTGTGGTGAAAAACTTTATTATTTTAGCAATATTTTCAGATTAACTAATATGAGATTAGGTTTCTTGTGATGCAACTTGTCTACTCAAGTTTATAGGTCTAAAGTTCGACATTCTTGTGGATTTATCTTAGAATTTAACGACGTTATATTTCAGTGATAGGTATCATGCCCGTGGATCATGATACACACATGTGGTCACTTGTCATTTTTAAGGTCTGCAGTTCAATCTTTGTTAGGTGCCCATATCCATTAGTTTGTTAGGGAATAATCATGGAGCTCCTCCCATTTTATTAGAATGGACTGAACCGCTACTACAAACTTTGCACTACTATCTTTGCAGAAGGATACCACTGATTAGTTTCCTCTATTAGCATCATCTGACAATGGAGCACACCGACTGAACGAATTGCATGACATACAATTTATAGGACCCCAAGTCTTGCTTGGTTTCTTTCTCGTAATTCTATGACCACACAAACatactctctccgttctaaattatatgtcattttggcttttctaggaacAATGCTTTTGTTATACATCTAGATATACACGGTGTGTATATACATAGTAAAATCGATGTATctcgaaaagccaaaacgacttatagTTTAGAACGATGGAGTACCATCTTTCTCATGGCATAGGTCTGAACTTTTAAAAATGCTTCTTCCTCTCAGACAATAGGCGAACAATATTTTACAACTAGCATGCAGTTGCAATCTCTTATATCTGTATCTGTAtctgtatctatatctatatcttatAAAGATAAACTCCACTAACTTTTCAATCTTTGCATGCAAGCCATCTATATATTATATctcactaaacatcacatcatccCCTAATAAGTGCTACACCATCTTCCACTAAGCCTACACCTTGCCACATCGagtgtttggacacatgcatagaatattaaatatagattaaaaaaataactaattgcacatattgcgactaatttgctagacgaatcttttaagcctaattagtacatgatttgacaataaagtgctacagtaacacatgtgctaatggtggattaattaggcttaataaattcgtctcgcggtttactgatgaattctgtaatttattttttattagtatctgaacaccccatgcgacacccccATATAACACCTGATGTGACACCccggaactaaacaaggcctaaatacaATTACTATTTTCAGTATATCAGCCTACATCTCTTATAATAAAGACAAATCCCACTAACTTTTCAATCTCTATATGTAAGCTATCTATATGTTATATCTCACTAAGCGCCACATCATCCCCTAATAAGTGCTACACCATCTTTTGCTAAATGCAAATACTATTTTCAGTATGTCAGCACACAAGGCATCCACGTTATAATATTTGTTTGCCCGTTACACTCTCCTATAATCCAATGTAATATTTTATAGGGGTTTTTATTTTATTCTTTCATCAGCTTGTCAAGTTTAAATAGTATATCTCATAGATACGATGATGCAATAATTTTCTTTCTAAGAAATCCCTGCATCAATGCGTGGTGTTTTCTTTTAGTATATCAGATGGAGAAATTGTTTCCCCTATGGTGAGCTAAAATGCCTCTTATACTAGAGATCGGTCCTCGTATGTATTTTACATACATATGAACTTGTCTTTTCATGGTTTGCATTCTTTTCAATTTTTGCAGATTTAAAAGGAGGTCTATTTACGTGAGTGTGTGCAatgtgcatacatatatgtcactCAAAAAGGAAAAAATCATTTAGAACTTTGTCCACCAAATATGCATGAATGATCCTTTACGTAAAATGATTTTGATAGATATGTCATGAAAGCAGCTTAATAAATAAAGTTAGTTGTACAACATCATACTCTACAAAGATAATAAACTTTTCTAAGAGTTATATACTCAAGTTGTTAACGGTACCATATACTGGGTTACCAATAGTATATTGGGAGTTCTATCGGTAATTTCTAGTAAGTAATGTTTTGACGGTGATTTGCATCCACCTTAGATTTGTCAGAATTATACTTGAAACaccttgtaacacccctggtgttacgagcttgcttaacaCCGAAATTTAGGACCAAGAAGGATTAACTtaacaagttttcaagttttaaaaatttataacgcgtGTGAGGTGgaaaacaatttctatgaacaaggatcaaacataacttgtatttagtactaaaataaaaattgaagtaaaaGTTTAGTTGATGGAAaggcaactttaacttttggaaaatagatgttgttaactagtgttttgggaactcaaaaatcaaatttgatgtTGAGATAAGCtattttcgttaagtcggcaaacacttgaactattgtataaaataccatttttgacgaattatattgagcaaaatagttaaatggtgcttaaatattttgctcctatgggttagtataaggtgtggactattgcatgaaatacttgttggtaacagttaatagggtttaggccttttaaaaaattgtaacaaaagtgttaatggttGTTAGTTTGAATTgaatccttaacttttctaagtacgGAAAAGTAGTAAGGCAATGCTATTtcgacatttaatttctaacaaaaatgctTAAACACTAGCCACATATTTTggttattgttgattgcatcaaagcgagtgcttgagcatggcttaggttgaagttgtgttggatgtcatgtTGCTCTtgtaaaaattgctcaaacttcGTTGGAACGCGTTGTTAACTATGTtgttggcgctctgttcgtgaactgGCACTCCAGTGACGAACCCATGTTAGCATCCTTTTATCTCCCTCTCTAGATGCTCTCGGGTCATGGTGATTGCTCCACTAGCTAGCTGATAGTGTCGACTTTAGGTTAGTAGGATTGGTTGAACTTCGGTTGAGATGATCGGCATCCTTTGctttgctttaaaattcatgcacgtcgTATGCTTGGCTCGGGCGCATGGTCACCTCGTGGGGCCGCTCGGCGTCACGCGGCTGGCCGCGTGCCGTGTGCCGTGGTGCCGACCCCAGTCGGCTGGTCTAGCCATGGGTTGGTCGAGGCTGGCCCAGCGGGCCGCTGCCATCGCCCTGCAACTGCTGGTCGTCGCACTGCTGTCGCGCTACTACATGCATCACTGCGCCGTGCCGAAGGGTAGCCACTGCGCTACACTGGTGCAGCCGTTGCGTGGTCGTGTGACGAGGCGTCTTCGCAATACGGTTGTTGTGTGCCCCGCTGTCGCTGCATGCGTGCGCCACCTGTCCGCTAAGCCACGCGCAGGGTCGAGCCAAGGTCATGGCCATTGTCGCCGTGTCGACGTGGCAGTCGCCCTACCCTACGTCTCACCTACCGCGAGCCTGTGTCGCCGCCCACCGCGTCTAGGTCAGCCAACCCTAGCTTCAGGGTGACGATGACGCCACCTTGATTCGCCCTGTTCCGCTAGCCGACGCCGGTGAGCCGCTCGGGCCCAGCTACCGCATTCAAGTGTCCCACGTGCTGGCACACCTCTTGGCTTAGTCTAGCACTACCCAACGCGTCTATTGCCCTCGCTCGTGCAGCCATGTCCTCGCGTTGTCGTACACTATTGGGTTGGGGCCGGGTTACCTCTGATG harbors:
- the LOC136535935 gene encoding telomere repeat-binding protein 5-like isoform X1; protein product: MTSHEQRNYQLLTNPLVNFKQPKRRAEMVFQKRSSSEMESCGGGQVAEMPRVPKSARGKRSVRKKEAQNPAQMSAFDLLATVAGKLLDEGVGSLGNMSAGAPALAACAKDVRVKQEQCDEEMKQFKHEVTDQDSCNESAILPHIAFQRAVNNARIEDPKAKSEAQDKESSMISCTKAELGCNFGVIADRWSPESVESGAFTGDAVASLMPTAPAGFHKNAPEMYNLLDSMDVDAKPPPLVSSDSTGEMPLYGDKIHRSTSLPRGPKGVGGFAVDRDDDDDKSSGCTHPSTTTNRDFRSNCTAEYSRVRKLLTSKYKKVAPARIHKSDLSYSAPCNLNSLIPSDVERKPSFRNKKMHYTRQRTQRSTFKRRKLFDRHSVLASEFGAANAKGNTKVTGRDSHAEANKGTNSMPFQKSCVSNDCHVKLRIKSFKVPELLVEIPESATVGSLKKTVLEAVTAILGGGLRIGVLHHGKKVRDDSKTLIQTGIGQDDTLDNLCFSLEPNCTQNPQVQAPEDISFLETIDTTEPLARIAPADSCSKHGEVDVSQELALTALAMNYQCSDHDSVHSPGGVSSPDKVSTNSRALVPVPAADPNAGAVVPANKSKRSPEQGQRRIRRPFSVAEVEALVLAVEKLGTGRWRDVKLRAFDNAKHRTYVDLKDKWKTLVHTASISPQQRRGEPVPQELLDRVLAAQAYWSQQQAKLQPKTPPLAEARLLT
- the LOC136535935 gene encoding telomere repeat-binding protein 5-like isoform X2; this translates as MTSHEQRNYQLLTNPLVNFKQPKRRAEMVFQKRSSSEMESCGGGQVAEMPRVPKSARGKRSVRKKEAQNPAQMSAFDLLATVAGKLLDEGVGSLGNMSAGAPALAACAKDVRVKQEQCDEEMKQFKHEVTDQDSCNESAILPHIAFQRAVNNARIEDPKAKSEAQDKESSMISCTKAELGCNFGVIADRWSPESVESGAFTGDAVASLMPTAPAGFHKNAPEMYNLLDSMDVDAKPPPLVSSDSTGEMPLYGDKIHRSTSLPRGPKGVGGFAVDRDDDDDKSSGCTHPSTTTNRDFRSNCTAEYSRVRKLLTSKYKKVAPARIHKSDLSYSDVERKPSFRNKKMHYTRQRTQRSTFKRRKLFDRHSVLASEFGAANAKGNTKVTGRDSHAEANKGTNSMPFQKSCVSNDCHVKLRIKSFKVPELLVEIPESATVGSLKKTVLEAVTAILGGGLRIGVLHHGKKVRDDSKTLIQTGIGQDDTLDNLCFSLEPNCTQNPQVQAPEDISFLETIDTTEPLARIAPADSCSKHGEVDVSQELALTALAMNYQCSDHDSVHSPGGVSSPDKVSTNSRALVPVPAADPNAGAVVPANKSKRSPEQGQRRIRRPFSVAEVEALVLAVEKLGTGRWRDVKLRAFDNAKHRTYVDLKDKWKTLVHTASISPQQRRGEPVPQELLDRVLAAQAYWSQQQAKLQPKTPPLAEARLLT